Below is a genomic region from Microbacterium sp. LWO12-1.2.
CCGCTCTACGACGGTGCGGTGTTCGCGCGTGCGGGCATCGTTTTCGTCTCGATCAACTATCGCCTGGGCGCCGAAGGGTTCTCGGTGCTCGACGACGCCCCGCGCAACCTCGGCCTCCGAGACGTCGCCGCCGCACTCGAATGGGTGCATGCCGAGATCGCGGCGTTCGGTGGCGATCCCGCACAGATCACCGCGATGGGCGAATCCGCCGGAGGGGCGCTCGTCGCCACCCTTCTCGCACGCGACGAGTCCCGTGCGCTGATCGCGAGAGCCATCATCGAGTCAGGCCCGCTCGAGGCGCAGACCCCCGCCAAGGCCGGCCGCGTCACTGCCCAGATGGCGAAGCGTCTGGGCGTCCGCACAGATCGCGCCTCCTTCGCCGCCATCCCGCCCGAGCAGCTCCTCGAAGCCCGCCGGCGGCAGTCGGCCGGCTCGTCACCGCTCGGCGGAGCACCCGGCTTCCAGATCGCGGTCGAACCCGAGAGCCTGCCGCTCTCGCCCCACGATGTGCTCGGCGCGATCGACACTCCGTTGCTGATCGGCACCAACACCGATGAGTACCGGCTGTGGTTCCCGCCGGAGGCGCTGGCCGGCATCAGCGAGACGAAGCTCTTCCTCGCCTCCCTGGCCCTGCGCATTCCCCGTCGCGCGGTGAAGGCGTACCGCGACGAGTGGCCCGGCGCATCCACAGGCGAGGTGTTCGGACAGCTCGCGACCGACATGATCCTGCGCCGCGGGCTCACCCGCGTCGCGCGAGCGAAGTCGACGTCGACGTTCGTGTACGAGTTCGCCTGGTCGAGCCCGGTGCGCGATCTGCGTGCCGCGCACGCCCTGGAACTCGGCTTCGTGTTCGACAGACTCGATGACGACGAGGCGCAACGGCTCGCCGGACCGGATGCGCCGCGGAGTCTCGCGGCAGAGATGAACGCTGCCTGGGTCGCGTTCATCACGACCGGCGACCCCGGCTGGCCGGCGTACGGCGCAGGCCGCACCACGCGACTGTTCGACACCGCGACCACGACGGTGCCGCAGCGACGGACGACGGGGCTCGACCAACTGCCGCGCTGACCGTCAGTCGGTCAGTTCCCGCACCACCGCGTCCGCGAGGAGTCGCCCTCGCAGTGTGAGCGTCACCCGACCGCGCAGCGCTGACGCGGCGTCGACCATCCCGTCCGCGATGAGCCCTGCCACCCGCGTGCGCGTGCCCTCGGGGAGCTCGGCGATGGCGATGCCCTCGGCGAGGCGGCTGAGCAACAGGACGCGCTCGAGCATGTGCGCCTGAGCATCCGGCCGCTCAGTGCCCGCAGCAGGAGATTCGGCGGCGGCGAGACGCTGCGCGTACGCGGCGGGGTGCTTCACGTTCCACCACCGCAGGCCGGCGACATGGCTGTGCGCGCCGGGGCCGAAGCCCCACCAATCGCTCCCCCGCCAATACGCGAGATTGTGGCGGGAGCGCTGCTCCGGGCTCCGCGCCCAGTTGCTGATCTCGTACCAGTCGAACCCCGCAGATCCGAGTCGAGCGTCCGCGAGCTCGTACATGTCGGCCTGGACGTCGTCATCCGGCGTGGGGACCTCGCCTCGCCTGATC
It encodes:
- a CDS encoding carboxylesterase/lipase family protein, translated to MTSDPQITLRAGTVQGTTADGIHRFLGIPYAAPPFGENRFRAPQPVVPWDGVRSATEFGPTAPQLPYPGAIGELLGSVHIPGDDILTANVWAPADAKGAPVVLWIHGGALERGTAAIPLYDGAVFARAGIVFVSINYRLGAEGFSVLDDAPRNLGLRDVAAALEWVHAEIAAFGGDPAQITAMGESAGGALVATLLARDESRALIARAIIESGPLEAQTPAKAGRVTAQMAKRLGVRTDRASFAAIPPEQLLEARRRQSAGSSPLGGAPGFQIAVEPESLPLSPHDVLGAIDTPLLIGTNTDEYRLWFPPEALAGISETKLFLASLALRIPRRAVKAYRDEWPGASTGEVFGQLATDMILRRGLTRVARAKSTSTFVYEFAWSSPVRDLRAAHALELGFVFDRLDDDEAQRLAGPDAPRSLAAEMNAAWVAFITTGDPGWPAYGAGRTTRLFDTATTTVPQRRTTGLDQLPR